One stretch of Desulfatibacillum aliphaticivorans DSM 15576 DNA includes these proteins:
- the hpf gene encoding ribosome hibernation-promoting factor, HPF/YfiA family has translation MHTSVTFKNLDPSDALRDYASEKLDRFDKYLDNPAEANVVLTVEKHRHIAEINVAGDRLTINGKEETGDMYTSIDKVLDKLEKQIKKGKQKVRKRRDASRGKARLREEGAISALESDDEPLETTIRVETIDYKPMDVEEAVLQMELVDNQFMVFTNAKTGQVNVLYRRRGNNLGLIEPMM, from the coding sequence ATGCACACATCGGTTACTTTTAAAAACCTGGATCCCTCCGACGCTTTGAGAGATTATGCTAGCGAAAAATTGGACAGGTTTGACAAGTACCTGGACAATCCGGCCGAGGCAAACGTGGTATTGACTGTGGAGAAGCATCGCCACATTGCGGAAATCAATGTGGCGGGCGACCGGCTCACGATAAATGGAAAGGAAGAGACCGGCGACATGTATACCTCCATAGACAAGGTATTGGATAAGCTGGAAAAACAAATTAAAAAGGGAAAGCAAAAAGTCCGAAAGCGCCGGGACGCGTCCCGGGGCAAGGCCCGCCTGAGAGAGGAGGGCGCCATTAGCGCTTTGGAATCGGACGACGAACCTCTAGAGACAACCATCCGTGTGGAAACCATCGATTACAAACCCATGGATGTGGAAGAAGCCGTACTGCAAATGGAGTTGGTGGACAATCAGTTTATGGTGTTCACTAACGCAAAAACAGGCCAGGTAAACGTGCTTTACCGGAGAAGAGGAAACAACCTGGGCCTCATCGAGCCCATGATGTAG
- a CDS encoding PTS sugar transporter subunit IIA, protein MKILDNITPECMLCDLQARDKKGIIEELAAPVAQAAGVKVEDMVRVLLDRERLGSTGVGNGIGIPHGKMRELSKLHLGFGISRQGVDFESIDGKPTNIFFLLAVPTDSAGLHLTMLAQISRLLRNEEFRKRLMGCDSPQEVAQAIGEVDQEF, encoded by the coding sequence ATGAAAATTCTTGATAACATCACTCCCGAGTGCATGCTGTGCGATCTGCAGGCCCGGGATAAGAAGGGGATTATAGAGGAACTGGCAGCCCCGGTGGCCCAAGCCGCCGGGGTCAAGGTTGAGGATATGGTCCGGGTGCTGCTGGATAGAGAGCGCCTGGGAAGCACCGGCGTGGGGAACGGAATCGGCATTCCCCACGGTAAAATGAGGGAGTTGAGCAAACTCCATCTGGGTTTCGGCATCAGCCGGCAGGGGGTGGATTTTGAATCCATCGACGGAAAACCCACCAATATTTTCTTCCTTTTGGCGGTCCCGACGGACTCCGCCGGGCTGCATCTCACCATGCTGGCTCAGATTTCACGGCTTTTACGTAACGAAGAGTTCCGCAAACGCTTGATGGGTTGCGACTCCCCCCAGGAGGTCGCTCAAGCCATCGGAGAAGTGGATCAGGAGTTCTAA